A stretch of the Candidatus Paceibacterota bacterium genome encodes the following:
- a CDS encoding CapA family protein, protein MQARKHHLYIGLLIVVISTVNVFIFSNALGKVIGRTGPITFSGGMLAATPTNPIINVATTTDEATTTEVVAPFKKSTNFAPMKLLHFGDAMFDRAVRKTVDNGTDLFSSLRAMDIMSDYDIRMLNLEGPIIAMPRSECQQKELNFQFPTSTAKLLKSEGFNAVTIANNHMLDCNQAGIDSSMKYLLNAEILAAGYPQIDSTWVESRNASGTRIAIVGLDATIGAMSLEKIPTLIAKLKGSHDLVLVTVHWGDEYAPRANDTQKILAHRWIDAGADVIIGNHPHVIENIEVYKGHAIFYAVGNFIFDQIGEKQNEGVGVGMSLYSGSSEFMLYPYKIVRAVPTFLSPVEANQWCTKYLGVMPNISPSGCAFSLSTVQ, encoded by the coding sequence ATGCAGGCGCGCAAACATCACCTCTATATAGGACTTCTTATCGTAGTTATATCAACGGTAAACGTTTTTATCTTCTCAAATGCACTTGGCAAAGTCATTGGGCGCACGGGTCCTATAACATTCAGTGGGGGCATGCTTGCTGCTACTCCCACAAATCCAATCATTAATGTCGCCACAACAACAGACGAGGCCACAACCACTGAGGTCGTTGCACCTTTCAAAAAGAGTACCAATTTTGCTCCAATGAAACTCCTTCACTTTGGTGATGCGATGTTCGATCGTGCAGTGCGCAAAACCGTTGACAATGGCACCGACCTCTTCTCCAGTCTTCGCGCTATGGACATCATGAGTGACTATGATATCCGCATGCTCAACCTTGAGGGACCTATCATTGCAATGCCGCGCAGTGAATGCCAGCAAAAGGAGCTGAATTTTCAATTCCCTACTTCAACCGCAAAGCTACTCAAGTCTGAGGGATTCAATGCGGTGACCATTGCAAACAATCACATGCTCGACTGCAATCAAGCCGGGATTGATTCGAGCATGAAGTATTTACTCAATGCGGAAATACTTGCAGCGGGTTACCCACAAATCGACAGTACGTGGGTCGAGTCTCGCAATGCGAGCGGAACCCGTATCGCGATTGTCGGACTCGATGCAACAATAGGCGCCATGTCACTCGAGAAAATCCCTACGCTCATCGCAAAACTTAAAGGTTCACATGACCTCGTACTTGTCACCGTACACTGGGGTGACGAATATGCACCTCGTGCGAATGACACTCAAAAAATTCTTGCGCATCGCTGGATCGATGCAGGAGCAGATGTCATCATCGGCAACCATCCGCACGTCATAGAAAATATTGAGGTCTATAAGGGACATGCAATATTCTACGCAGTCGGTAATTTTATCTTCGATCAAATTGGAGAAAAACAAAACGAAGGAGTCGGCGTTGGCATGAGCCTCTACTCAGGAAGTAGTGAGTTCATGCTCTATCCCTACAAGATAGTACGCGCAGTACCAACGTTCCTCTCTCCCGTTGAGGCAAATCAGTGGTGCACAAAATACCTTGGAGTGATGCCCAACATCAGCCCAAGCGGATGCGCGTTTTCACTCTCTACTGTTCAATAA
- the queA gene encoding tRNA preQ1(34) S-adenosylmethionine ribosyltransferase-isomerase QueA — MISLDDYDYDLPEEHIAKDPAQPRESARLFVYNTATDEITFDTFANIRAHLPKDTLLVFNNTRVIPARLWLKKETGGKIEVLLMMNEYREGDSYIKGVVDRKIVPGAKLYFQNGAWLEVHHQEEQFFFFKPSFPILEIWSLLDAEGVTPIPPYIKGSSLNEKALREEYQSVLAKVPASVAAPTASLHFSDGLLETLKEEGVQRAEVTLHVGAGTFAPIGPENFASKKLFTEYFSVDGDNAALINAAKSDGVTVIPVGTTALRTIESAAVIDHIDAQGKTHYRIAVEHGKPTDIFVYPPYQFKIADALITNFHVPRSSLMLLVDAMLEAKGARRRIKELYAIAMKEDFKFFSFGDGMLIL, encoded by the coding sequence ATGATTTCGCTTGATGATTACGACTACGATTTGCCGGAAGAACATATCGCAAAAGATCCTGCGCAGCCGAGGGAGAGTGCGCGACTTTTCGTCTACAACACTGCTACGGATGAGATTACTTTTGATACCTTTGCAAACATTCGTGCGCATCTACCGAAGGATACATTGCTCGTATTCAATAATACGCGCGTGATTCCTGCGCGTCTCTGGCTCAAGAAGGAGACGGGGGGAAAGATCGAGGTATTGCTTATGATGAATGAGTATCGCGAGGGAGATAGTTATATCAAGGGTGTAGTGGATCGTAAGATCGTGCCAGGTGCGAAGCTCTATTTCCAGAATGGTGCTTGGCTCGAAGTACATCACCAGGAAGAACAGTTTTTCTTCTTTAAACCAAGTTTCCCGATTCTAGAGATTTGGTCACTTTTGGATGCTGAAGGGGTAACACCAATTCCTCCGTATATCAAGGGGTCTTCACTGAATGAGAAAGCGCTCCGAGAAGAGTATCAGAGCGTGCTCGCAAAAGTCCCTGCATCTGTTGCTGCTCCGACCGCATCACTCCATTTTTCTGATGGACTCCTTGAGACTCTGAAAGAAGAAGGTGTGCAGCGCGCAGAAGTGACGCTCCATGTGGGCGCGGGAACGTTTGCGCCAATCGGTCCGGAGAACTTCGCATCGAAGAAGCTTTTCACCGAATATTTTTCCGTCGACGGAGATAATGCTGCACTTATCAATGCGGCAAAGTCCGATGGGGTTACGGTAATTCCTGTGGGCACTACTGCACTGCGTACTATTGAGTCTGCGGCGGTCATCGATCATATTGATGCGCAAGGGAAGACTCATTACCGTATCGCCGTAGAACATGGCAAGCCAACGGATATATTCGTATATCCTCCGTACCAGTTCAAGATAGCTGATGCACTCATCACAAACTTCCATGTGCCGCGCTCATCACTCATGCTCCTTGTGGATGCAATGCTTGAAGCGAAGGGTGCACGTCGTCGTATTAAGGAGCTGTACGCAATTGCAATGAAAGAGGATTTCAAATTCTTTTCTTTTGGGGATGGAATGTTGATTTTGTAG
- a CDS encoding FG-GAP-like repeat-containing protein, with the protein MRSTQFSSTNIMTTMTSPHPQSRDSRVRGFTLIELLVVIAIIALLSSIVFAALTTAKAKSRDARRLADLFMMHKAISIYETFASNPSYGAANTVYTSLPDTSSTCDNLGLPSLQPGWSYNCVLATTLKNTDGTGWLPINLSGTANDAFIKTLPIDPINNKNNYYTYIAPQNNQLHVLGASSIEAPTATMDINSTGGLTVGAFASFAAATGATSTTGGGGSGGGPIAYAFNPYAKVDYGVNTQPRAVVIGDLNGDGAQDLAVANYASNNASVLLNKGDGTFNAKVNYVSGTQPDSIILLDVNNDSKLDLITADYGDHTISILTNKGDGTFNTRVIYQTETATCNSRYLASGDLNSDGFLDIAVANYCSGNVAILMNNGNGTFAARVTYPAGGNPAGVAIQDFNGDNKPDLVLVGFIATNNVSVLMNNGNGTFAPKVTFSAGNTPISVATDDFNSDGKIDLAIGNYGSNSISIFANAGDGTFPSKVDYPTGVNTYMVSAKDINGDNKPDLVAANYVSNTISLFINNGDGTFATKVDFPTNANPVDVVLGDLNNDGRPDIVLTNHNSANISVYINR; encoded by the coding sequence ATGCGCTCCACACAATTCTCAAGTACTAATATAATGACAACAATGACTTCCCCTCATCCTCAATCACGAGATTCTCGGGTGCGAGGTTTTACGCTCATCGAACTTCTCGTAGTCATCGCGATTATTGCGTTGCTTTCATCAATTGTTTTTGCTGCACTTACAACGGCAAAAGCAAAAAGTCGTGACGCACGCAGACTTGCGGATCTTTTCATGATGCACAAAGCGATCAGTATATATGAAACTTTTGCCTCAAATCCAAGCTATGGAGCAGCAAATACTGTCTATACATCACTCCCTGACACATCATCAACCTGTGACAATCTAGGACTCCCATCATTACAGCCGGGGTGGTCATACAACTGCGTGCTCGCCACGACACTCAAAAACACAGACGGGACAGGTTGGCTCCCCATCAACCTCTCGGGTACAGCAAATGATGCATTCATCAAAACCCTCCCCATTGACCCCATAAATAATAAAAATAATTACTACACCTACATTGCGCCGCAAAATAATCAACTACATGTCCTAGGAGCTTCGAGCATTGAGGCACCAACCGCAACAATGGACATCAACAGCACTGGAGGTCTTACGGTCGGAGCTTTCGCATCATTTGCCGCAGCAACCGGAGCAACTTCAACTACAGGCGGAGGAGGTAGCGGTGGTGGACCAATAGCATACGCATTTAACCCCTATGCAAAAGTAGATTATGGAGTAAATACGCAACCACGCGCAGTGGTCATCGGTGACTTGAATGGTGATGGAGCACAAGACCTCGCAGTAGCGAACTACGCATCAAATAATGCTTCGGTGCTGCTCAATAAAGGAGACGGCACTTTTAACGCAAAGGTAAATTATGTATCAGGCACTCAGCCCGACTCGATAATCCTTCTCGATGTAAACAATGATAGCAAGCTCGATCTTATCACCGCAGATTATGGAGATCATACAATTTCCATTCTTACAAATAAAGGAGATGGTACATTTAATACACGAGTAATCTACCAAACAGAGACCGCAACCTGCAATTCACGCTATCTCGCAAGTGGCGACCTTAATAGTGATGGTTTTCTCGACATCGCGGTAGCGAATTACTGCAGTGGAAACGTAGCCATTCTTATGAATAACGGCAACGGCACTTTTGCAGCAAGAGTCACCTATCCCGCAGGAGGGAACCCTGCGGGCGTCGCTATCCAGGATTTCAATGGTGACAATAAGCCAGATCTTGTACTTGTAGGTTTTATCGCGACGAACAATGTATCAGTCTTGATGAATAATGGCAATGGCACCTTTGCACCAAAAGTAACATTCTCAGCAGGTAATACTCCGATATCGGTTGCAACCGATGACTTCAATAGTGACGGAAAGATTGACCTCGCGATAGGAAATTATGGTTCTAACTCTATCTCTATCTTCGCCAATGCAGGTGATGGTACCTTCCCCTCAAAAGTTGATTATCCTACAGGGGTGAATACATATATGGTTTCAGCGAAAGATATTAATGGAGACAACAAGCCAGACCTCGTCGCAGCAAACTATGTTTCAAATACTATTTCGTTATTCATAAATAATGGGGATGGCACCTTTGCCACAAAAGTCGACTTCCCGACAAATGCAAATCCCGTTGATGTTGTGCTTGGTGACCTTAATAACGATGGCCGTCCAGATATTGTGCTCACAAACCATAACTCTGCAAATATTTCTGTATATATAAACAGGTAG
- the rpsS gene encoding 30S ribosomal protein S19 has translation MSRSLKKGPYVYDRLLKKIEGKRPEDVGTIKTWARASVISPEMLNFTFGVHNGKDFIEVKVTEDMVGHRFGEFSQTRKFTRHGGKMQKELEQKQKLAEVTAAKAAKASGDAKKK, from the coding sequence ATGTCGCGTTCACTCAAAAAGGGACCATACGTCTACGACCGCCTCCTCAAGAAGATTGAGGGTAAGCGTCCAGAGGATGTAGGTACCATCAAGACATGGGCACGTGCGTCGGTCATCTCTCCAGAGATGCTCAACTTCACGTTCGGTGTCCATAACGGAAAGGACTTCATTGAAGTCAAGGTTACTGAGGATATGGTGGGCCACCGTTTCGGTGAGTTCTCACAGACTCGTAAGTTTACTCGCCACGGAGGTAAGATGCAGAAGGAACTTGAGCAGAAGCAGAAGCTTGCTGAGGTTACTGCTGCAAAGGCAGCAAAGGCTTCCGGTGATGCTAAGAAGAAGTAA
- the rplV gene encoding 50S ribosomal protein L22 — MTMQYATAKLSAYRTSPRKMGLVAGLIRGMKVKQATAELEHRAKRAAPVIGKLLASAVANAKALGMNVEALRVAEIRVDKGSVLKRSMPRAYGRAFPIHKHTSHVIIKLAEDVAAIKPATKETKAVKEVKATKVAKTTVKKEAKVDAPAKKTVKKTK, encoded by the coding sequence ATGACTATGCAATACGCTACAGCAAAACTTTCTGCTTATCGCACCTCACCACGTAAGATGGGTCTCGTCGCAGGTCTCATCCGCGGAATGAAGGTTAAGCAGGCTACCGCAGAGCTTGAGCACCGCGCAAAGCGCGCAGCTCCAGTGATCGGCAAGCTCCTCGCATCTGCAGTCGCAAATGCAAAGGCACTCGGCATGAATGTTGAGGCGCTTCGCGTCGCGGAGATCCGCGTCGACAAGGGCTCAGTACTCAAGCGCTCAATGCCACGCGCTTACGGTCGCGCATTTCCTATCCACAAGCACACGAGCCATGTCATCATCAAGCTCGCTGAGGATGTTGCAGCTATCAAGCCAGCAACAAAGGAGACAAAGGCAGTAAAGGAGGTTAAGGCAACCAAGGTTGCAAAGACCACAGTAAAGAAGGAGGCAAAGGTCGATGCCCCAGCAAAGAAGACTGTTAAGAAGACCAAGTAA
- the rpsC gene encoding 30S ribosomal protein S3, translated as MSHHVHPYAHRLGTIRGWQSRWFADTNRGDYQANLRADVLLRQYMEKRLRGMHIAAIEMERNDKQWKIIIKTGRPGFVIGRQGEGATKLKADILSKCARWKLQAPKDIRIEIEEVRSPEANAAIVSQMVAEGLEKRLPFKRVIKQTLERVMQTYGVKGARIEISGRLGGAEMSRREFVKGGNLPLQTIRADVEFAREKAFMTYGVIGIQVWIYKGEVFDGMEQREERAPRRDDNRRDGRRDSRPARDSRGPRAPRAAGAAAPHAPRAPRAAAATTN; from the coding sequence ATGTCACATCACGTACATCCCTATGCACATCGTCTTGGCACCATCCGCGGATGGCAGTCACGCTGGTTCGCCGACACCAATCGTGGTGACTATCAGGCAAACCTTCGCGCAGACGTTCTTCTCCGTCAGTACATGGAGAAGCGCCTTCGCGGTATGCACATTGCAGCTATCGAAATGGAGCGCAATGACAAGCAGTGGAAGATCATCATCAAGACCGGCCGTCCAGGTTTCGTAATCGGACGCCAGGGTGAGGGTGCAACCAAGCTTAAGGCAGATATCCTCAGTAAGTGTGCTCGTTGGAAGCTTCAGGCTCCAAAGGACATTCGTATTGAGATCGAGGAGGTTCGTTCTCCAGAGGCAAATGCCGCAATCGTCTCACAGATGGTTGCAGAGGGTCTCGAGAAGCGCCTTCCTTTCAAGCGCGTCATCAAGCAGACGCTTGAGCGTGTCATGCAGACCTACGGAGTTAAGGGAGCTCGCATCGAGATCTCAGGACGCCTTGGTGGTGCAGAAATGTCACGCCGCGAATTCGTGAAGGGTGGAAATCTTCCACTCCAGACTATCCGTGCAGACGTCGAGTTCGCACGCGAGAAGGCATTCATGACTTACGGTGTCATCGGTATTCAGGTTTGGATTTACAAGGGTGAAGTTTTCGATGGAATGGAGCAGCGCGAAGAGCGCGCACCACGCCGCGATGACAACCGTCGCGATGGTCGTCGCGATAGCCGCCCTGCACGTGATTCACGCGGTCCCCGCGCACCACGAGCAGCAGGAGCGGCAGCACCACATGCGCCACGTGCTCCACGAGCAGCAGCCGCAACAACTAATTAA
- the rplP gene encoding 50S ribosomal protein L16, whose product MLFPKKVKHRKWQSNRWNPRFTHTESRGITLAYGQYGLKAESAARITSNQIEAARRVLSRTIGKTGRIFIRIFPDRPYTAKGAETPMGKGKGDPQGFVCEVLPGRVLFELDGVDPVLAKEAVRKAGTKLSVRSRFVTRVI is encoded by the coding sequence ATGTTATTTCCGAAGAAGGTTAAGCATCGTAAGTGGCAGAGTAATCGCTGGAATCCTCGCTTTACGCACACGGAGTCTCGCGGTATCACTCTCGCTTACGGTCAGTACGGTTTGAAGGCTGAGAGCGCAGCGCGCATCACTTCAAATCAGATCGAGGCAGCACGTCGCGTGCTCTCACGCACGATTGGTAAGACCGGTCGTATCTTTATCCGCATCTTCCCAGATCGTCCTTACACCGCAAAGGGTGCAGAGACTCCCATGGGTAAGGGAAAGGGAGATCCACAGGGCTTCGTTTGCGAAGTTCTTCCTGGACGCGTCCTCTTCGAGCTCGATGGAGTTGATCCAGTGCTCGCTAAGGAGGCAGTTCGTAAGGCAGGCACAAAGCTTTCCGTGCGCTCTCGTTTCGTCACTCGCGTAATCTAA
- the rpmC gene encoding 50S ribosomal protein L29 gives MKKYAEISKFTPTEITKELAEVRLKLREFRVGMAGSRVKNVREGRTLRKTIARLLTARKGAN, from the coding sequence ATGAAGAAATACGCAGAAATTTCAAAGTTCACTCCAACCGAGATCACGAAGGAGCTTGCTGAGGTTCGCCTTAAGCTTCGCGAATTCCGTGTCGGTATGGCAGGGAGCCGCGTGAAGAACGTTCGCGAGGGCCGCACGCTCCGCAAGACGATCGCACGTTTGTTAACCGCACGTAAGGGTGCCAACTAA
- the rpsQ gene encoding 30S ribosomal protein S17 gives MENTKKQSLNGVVVSDKMDKTRVVLVTRYEQHPKYKKYIKLQKRYKAHDATNTYKIGDKVRMEAIAPVSRHKQFAIVEKIGTQDVEQYLKVRAQVRN, from the coding sequence ATGGAAAACACAAAAAAGCAATCACTCAATGGTGTTGTTGTTTCCGACAAGATGGACAAGACACGCGTTGTCTTGGTCACCCGTTACGAGCAGCACCCAAAGTACAAGAAGTACATTAAGCTCCAGAAGCGCTACAAGGCGCATGATGCAACCAACACCTACAAGATTGGTGATAAGGTGCGCATGGAGGCTATCGCTCCAGTTTCTCGCCACAAGCAGTTTGCTATCGTGGAGAAGATTGGAACACAGGACGTTGAGCAGTACCTTAAGGTGCGCGCACAAGTTCGCAACTAA
- the rplN gene encoding 50S ribosomal protein L14, with protein MIQPRSIVKIADNTGGKIGRVFKVLGGSKRRYAGLGDIVVLSIQTAEPRKPVKKGDVCKAVVVRQANAQRRADGSYIRFDENAVVLLDAKGEPRGSRVFGPIPRELVEKGYQKIGTLAPEVI; from the coding sequence ATGATTCAGCCACGTTCAATTGTAAAGATTGCGGATAATACTGGTGGAAAGATCGGTCGTGTCTTCAAGGTCCTCGGTGGCTCAAAGCGCCGCTACGCAGGTCTTGGTGATATCGTCGTACTTTCTATTCAGACCGCAGAGCCTCGTAAGCCAGTGAAGAAGGGTGACGTCTGTAAGGCCGTTGTCGTTCGTCAGGCAAACGCACAGCGTCGCGCCGATGGTTCATATATCCGTTTCGACGAGAATGCAGTTGTGCTTCTCGACGCAAAGGGAGAGCCTCGCGGTTCTCGCGTCTTCGGTCCAATCCCACGTGAACTCGTGGAGAAGGGATACCAGAAGATCGGTACACTTGCCCCTGAGGTAATTTAA
- the rplX gene encoding 50S ribosomal protein L24 — protein MANFKKGDTVVVLAGDDKGKKGKIVRMFKADGKALVEGINLKKDHIKPRQEGKKGQTVDKAHPVSLSNLSVVA, from the coding sequence ATGGCAAACTTCAAGAAGGGAGACACTGTTGTTGTTCTCGCGGGAGATGACAAGGGTAAGAAGGGAAAGATTGTCCGCATGTTCAAGGCAGATGGCAAGGCACTTGTTGAGGGAATCAACCTCAAGAAGGACCACATCAAGCCTCGTCAGGAGGGCAAGAAGGGACAGACGGTAGATAAGGCACACCCAGTGAGTCTTTCTAACTTGTCTGTTGTTGCATAA
- the rplE gene encoding 50S ribosomal protein L5, which translates to MAKVLSMKEKAVAAYPLMKKEFGYTNPMQAPKLEKVLVSIGTGKNGRGDKKRAEFIVSRLASITGQKASPRKAKKSIATFKLREGEIIGQLVTMRGARMYAFLDKYLNIAIPRTKDFRGFSVKSIDAMGNVTFGVKEHTVFPECADENLADVFGMAITIVTNCKTKAEAEAFLTNLGFPFRPEAELATRRGLKRTKKGATNITRSAKKKK; encoded by the coding sequence ATGGCAAAAGTATTATCTATGAAGGAGAAGGCAGTAGCTGCTTATCCTCTCATGAAGAAGGAGTTCGGTTACACGAACCCAATGCAGGCACCAAAGCTCGAGAAGGTACTCGTATCTATCGGTACAGGTAAGAATGGTCGTGGTGACAAAAAGCGCGCTGAATTTATCGTCAGCCGCCTCGCGAGCATCACTGGTCAGAAGGCATCTCCACGCAAGGCAAAGAAGTCGATCGCTACATTCAAGCTCCGTGAGGGCGAGATCATCGGTCAGCTCGTCACCATGCGCGGTGCTCGTATGTACGCGTTCCTCGACAAGTATCTCAACATCGCTATCCCACGTACGAAGGACTTCCGCGGATTTTCCGTCAAGTCAATCGACGCTATGGGTAACGTAACATTCGGCGTCAAGGAGCACACAGTGTTCCCTGAGTGTGCCGATGAGAACCTTGCAGACGTCTTTGGTATGGCAATCACGATTGTCACCAACTGTAAGACAAAGGCAGAGGCTGAGGCATTCCTCACGAATCTTGGTTTCCCATTCCGTCCTGAGGCTGAGCTTGCGACACGTCGCGGACTCAAGCGCACAAAGAAGGGTGCAACCAATATCACTCGTAGTGCAAAGAAGAAGAAATAA
- a CDS encoding type II secretion system protein — translation MKVSSRKGFTLIELLVVIAIIALLSSVVLAALSSARAKARDARRISDIRQIQRAVDLYADDHGGLFPNSVNFVTFSDPASTTSWGAKRLTSSGLATWDSDFLPLLAPYMTRLPRDPINVAPYSYDYIPEGYGQCPSSAPVGSTTRYSIIFSSEVSVFNLPLLQAPNYSGAAGRYCITP, via the coding sequence ATGAAAGTATCATCTCGCAAAGGTTTCACGTTGATCGAATTGCTCGTGGTTATCGCAATCATTGCACTCCTCTCAAGTGTGGTGCTTGCTGCACTTTCTTCCGCACGTGCAAAGGCGCGTGACGCACGACGCATATCGGATATAAGGCAGATCCAGCGCGCGGTTGATTTGTATGCTGATGATCACGGGGGACTTTTTCCGAATTCAGTGAACTTCGTTACGTTCAGTGATCCTGCATCTACGACCTCATGGGGCGCTAAGCGTCTTACGAGTTCTGGGCTTGCAACGTGGGATAGCGATTTTCTTCCTTTGCTTGCACCATATATGACGAGGCTACCGAGGGACCCAATCAACGTTGCTCCATATTCTTATGACTACATTCCGGAGGGATACGGACAGTGTCCATCCTCTGCTCCGGTCGGCAGTACAACGCGATACTCCATTATTTTCTCATCTGAGGTCAGTGTGTTCAATCTTCCGTTACTGCAGGCGCCGAATTACTCTGGAGCAGCAGGGCGATATTGTATTACACCATAA
- a CDS encoding type Z 30S ribosomal protein S14: MAKKSVIARSKKTPKFSTRAVNRCFKCGRKHGFIRDFGLCRICFRELANEGKIPGVTKSSW; this comes from the coding sequence ATGGCAAAAAAATCAGTCATCGCGCGTAGCAAGAAGACTCCAAAGTTTTCTACACGTGCAGTGAACCGCTGTTTCAAATGCGGTCGCAAGCATGGTTTCATTCGCGACTTCGGTCTCTGTCGCATCTGTTTCCGTGAATTAGCAAACGAGGGAAAGATCCCAGGAGTAACTAAGTCATCATGGTAG
- the rpsH gene encoding 30S ribosomal protein S8 has translation MVVTDPIADMLVRIKNAGTAGKHIVDVPHSDIKLRIANVLIKEGFVEYATKKIKKIGNRQVRVIEIGLKSQAGAPFIRGIERVSRSSVRVYMGAADLRPVKNGYGIMVVSTPKGIMSDSQARKEHVGGEVICKVW, from the coding sequence ATGGTAGTCACCGATCCTATCGCAGATATGTTGGTGCGTATCAAGAATGCAGGTACAGCAGGCAAGCACATTGTTGATGTCCCACATTCTGATATCAAGCTCCGCATTGCAAATGTCCTCATCAAGGAGGGATTCGTTGAATACGCAACGAAGAAGATCAAGAAGATTGGTAACCGCCAGGTACGTGTGATCGAAATCGGTCTCAAGAGTCAGGCAGGTGCACCATTCATCCGCGGTATCGAGCGTGTTTCACGTTCATCCGTCCGTGTGTATATGGGAGCCGCAGATTTGCGCCCCGTAAAGAACGGTTATGGCATCATGGTCGTCTCGACGCCAAAGGGAATTATGAGCGACTCACAGGCACGCAAGGAGCATGTCGGTGGCGAAGTCATCTGTAAGGTCTGGTAA
- the rplF gene encoding 50S ribosomal protein L6 — translation MSRLAKKPLILPKGVEAKLDGTKLTIKGPKGELSRSFPAFVKFTIADNAITVAIETEERKEKPMLGTAAALARNMVVGVTEGFKKQLLIEGVGFKADAKGDELHMALGFSHPVIVPVSKGLKVTTGKGTIDIEGIDKELVGAFAADVRALKKPEPFKGKGIRYAGEVIRRKQGKKSA, via the coding sequence ATGTCACGTCTCGCAAAAAAGCCGTTGATCCTCCCAAAGGGAGTTGAGGCAAAGCTCGATGGTACAAAGCTTACCATCAAGGGTCCTAAGGGTGAGCTCTCACGTTCATTCCCTGCATTCGTTAAGTTCACCATCGCAGACAATGCGATCACTGTAGCTATCGAAACAGAGGAGCGTAAGGAGAAGCCAATGCTTGGAACCGCAGCAGCACTTGCTCGCAACATGGTCGTCGGTGTAACCGAGGGCTTCAAGAAGCAATTGCTTATCGAAGGTGTCGGCTTCAAGGCTGATGCAAAGGGTGACGAGCTTCACATGGCGCTTGGATTCTCACATCCCGTCATCGTTCCTGTATCAAAGGGTCTCAAGGTAACCACAGGTAAGGGTACTATCGACATCGAGGGTATCGACAAGGAACTTGTCGGTGCATTCGCCGCAGATGTACGCGCACTCAAGAAGCCAGAGCCTTTCAAGGGTAAGGGTATTCGTTACGCTGGTGAAGTTATCCGCCGTAAGCAGGGTAAGAAGAGTGCATAA
- the rplR gene encoding 50S ribosomal protein L18 yields the protein MMNKTQQKQYNRMRRGNRIRAKVSGTADKPRLAVFRSAVHVQAQLIDDVKGITLVAAHDLKDMKGTKMERAQAVGKQLAIAAKAKGITTVVFDRGGFLYAGRVKALADAARDGGLAF from the coding sequence ATGATGAATAAAACACAGCAGAAGCAGTATAACCGTATGCGCCGTGGTAATCGTATCCGCGCAAAGGTATCAGGTACTGCAGACAAGCCACGCCTCGCCGTATTCCGTTCAGCGGTACACGTACAGGCACAGCTCATTGACGATGTGAAGGGCATCACTCTTGTAGCCGCTCATGACCTCAAGGACATGAAGGGTACCAAGATGGAGCGCGCTCAAGCAGTTGGTAAGCAGCTTGCAATTGCCGCAAAGGCAAAGGGAATCACAACAGTAGTCTTTGACCGTGGAGGTTTCCTCTACGCAGGTCGCGTCAAGGCACTCGCAGATGCAGCCCGCGATGGTGGTCTCGCATTCTAA